Proteins encoded within one genomic window of Bacteroidia bacterium:
- a CDS encoding SMUG2 DNA glycosylase family protein, whose translation MDKRMIADYVVNFNKNLAYHGKLPIGYKVMNPFIDNPETFSVMNQFYQKFYNDNHQRKFIIGINPSRHGAGVTGVPFTDTKRLESICGIKMYSAHTHEVSSVFLYDMIQSYGGVKHFYSEFYINSPFPLAILKKSPNGTWLNANYYDDKTLFLMLKDYMVESLKKHIKVGLDCSRVFVLGTKNAQFILKINQEAKLFKHIEVLEHPRYIQQYKSKEKAFFIDKYITTLSGSS comes from the coding sequence ATGGATAAGAGGATGATCGCTGATTATGTAGTCAATTTTAATAAGAATTTGGCATACCATGGCAAATTGCCTATCGGGTATAAAGTAATGAATCCTTTTATTGATAACCCTGAAACATTTAGCGTGATGAATCAGTTTTATCAGAAATTTTACAATGATAATCATCAAAGAAAATTTATCATTGGAATAAATCCCAGCAGACATGGGGCAGGGGTTACAGGCGTACCATTTACTGACACAAAACGATTAGAGTCAATATGCGGCATTAAAATGTATTCTGCACATACGCATGAAGTATCATCTGTGTTTTTGTATGATATGATTCAGTCTTATGGAGGTGTAAAGCACTTTTATAGTGAGTTCTATATCAATTCCCCATTCCCATTGGCAATACTTAAAAAATCTCCTAACGGAACATGGTTAAATGCTAATTACTACGATGATAAGACGTTGTTTCTAATGCTTAAAGATTATATGGTTGAGTCGCTTAAAAAGCATATAAAAGTTGGGCTTGATTGTTCAAGGGTTTTTGTCTTGGGTACTAAAAATGCACAATTTATTCTTAAGATAAACCAAGAAGCAAAACTGTTTAAGCATATTGAAGTACTTGAACATCCGCGATACATTCAGCAGTATAAGTCTAAAGAAAAAGCATTTTTCATAGATAAATACATTACGACTTTGAGTGGGAGTTCTTGA
- a CDS encoding DUF177 domain-containing protein, with the protein MAVNLKDFEIEFVKFKEGVHELEYKVKDNFFQQFENSSLESGYFNATVIFEKKVHSLQFDIKLMGNVELSCDRCLTKISYPIETEFKLHVKITEHIGEDEEDLTYILPSEHSFNIAFYIYEMINLALPMRKTCEDIGEKCDEAVIENLHKIAVDKEVNEDSKENNPEWDKLKDILDNLK; encoded by the coding sequence ATGGCTGTGAATCTCAAAGACTTTGAAATCGAGTTTGTTAAGTTCAAAGAAGGAGTTCACGAACTTGAATACAAAGTTAAAGACAACTTTTTCCAACAATTTGAAAATAGTTCTTTAGAATCAGGATACTTTAATGCAACTGTAATTTTTGAAAAGAAGGTTCATTCTCTTCAGTTTGATATTAAATTGATGGGGAACGTTGAATTATCATGTGATAGATGTTTAACAAAAATCAGCTACCCAATTGAAACTGAATTTAAGCTTCATGTAAAAATCACTGAACACATTGGAGAAGATGAAGAAGATTTAACCTACATACTTCCCAGTGAACACAGTTTCAATATTGCATTTTACATTTACGAAATGATAAATCTTGCCTTGCCAATGAGAAAAACTTGTGAAGATATTGGTGAAAAATGTGACGAGGCAGTGATAGAAAATTTACATAAAATTGCTGTTGACAAAGAGGTGAACGAAGATTCAAAAGAAAACAACCCTGAATGGGATAAACTTAAAGACATTTTAGACAACTTAAAATAA
- the plsX gene encoding phosphate acyltransferase PlsX: MNTTRVGIDAMGGDYAPLEAIKAVVNIANSELTNSITPVLYGHQETLNKHLVDLEANPDNFEIIHCNDVIKMGEHPTKALTQKRNSSIAVGFQQLAEGKIDAFIGAGNTGAMHVGAMFSVKAIEGVLRPTITTVLPRPDGSVGIMLDVGANADCKPEVLNQFATLGSLFYKAVYSTNNQAKVGLLNIGEEKEKGNILTQATYPLLEANQRIEFIGNIEGRDLLSNKADVIVCDGFTGNILLKFAEGLYYNLVKRGVNDEYLNRFNFKYYGGTPILGVNAPVIIGHGISKAETFVKLIELAKDVVDSKMIDKIKAAF, encoded by the coding sequence GTGAATACGACTAGAGTAGGTATCGATGCAATGGGAGGTGATTATGCCCCTCTCGAAGCAATAAAGGCTGTTGTCAATATTGCAAACAGTGAATTAACTAATTCAATTACTCCTGTTTTGTATGGACACCAAGAGACTCTAAATAAACACCTCGTTGACTTAGAAGCTAATCCGGACAACTTTGAAATCATTCATTGTAATGATGTAATCAAAATGGGAGAACATCCCACAAAAGCACTTACTCAAAAACGCAACTCAAGTATTGCAGTAGGATTCCAACAACTTGCAGAAGGTAAAATAGATGCCTTCATCGGTGCAGGCAATACAGGAGCTATGCATGTTGGTGCAATGTTTTCGGTTAAAGCAATCGAAGGGGTTTTGCGACCTACTATTACAACTGTATTACCTAGGCCTGATGGGTCAGTGGGTATCATGCTAGATGTTGGCGCAAATGCCGACTGCAAACCAGAAGTCTTAAATCAATTTGCAACCTTGGGCTCACTCTTTTATAAAGCAGTATATAGTACCAACAATCAAGCTAAGGTTGGATTGCTAAATATTGGGGAAGAAAAAGAAAAAGGTAACATACTTACACAAGCCACCTATCCCCTATTAGAAGCAAATCAAAGAATTGAGTTTATTGGTAATATTGAGGGTAGAGACTTATTGTCAAACAAAGCAGATGTAATTGTCTGTGATGGCTTTACCGGTAACATCTTGTTGAAATTTGCAGAAGGCTTATATTACAACTTGGTAAAACGAGGTGTGAATGATGAGTATCTAAACAGGTTTAACTTTAAATATTACGGAGGCACTCCCATTCTTGGCGTGAACGCTCCGGTGATTATAGGTCATGGAATTTCAAAAGCAGAAACATTTGTCAAATTGATTGAATTAGCAAAAGATGTTGTTGATTCAAAAATGATTGATAAAATTAAGGCTGCATTCTAA
- a CDS encoding ketoacyl-ACP synthase III, with translation MSRITAAITAVGGYVPKDVLTNSDLEKMVDTSDEWITTRTGIKERHILKEPGKASSDIAVEAVNELLQKRGISAKEIELVIFATVTGDLIFPASANILCDKIGASNAWGFDLGAACSGFLYALQTGAQFIQSGVHKKVVVVGVDKMSAIIDYQDRNTCIIFGDGGGAVLLEPNTEGFGVQDAILKSDGSGREYLFQKSGGSLRPPTIETVTNREHFVYQEGKTVFKFAVTNMADVSKKIMEQNNLTSNDVNWLLAHQANKRIIDYTAETMGLPSEKVLMNIQRYGNTTSGTIPLLFKDYEHKFKKGDNLILATFGGGFTWGSIYLKWAYDPK, from the coding sequence ATGAGTAGAATAACTGCTGCGATAACTGCTGTTGGAGGATACGTCCCCAAAGATGTTCTAACTAACAGTGATCTTGAAAAAATGGTGGACACATCAGATGAATGGATTACTACCCGTACCGGAATAAAAGAAAGACATATTCTAAAAGAACCTGGCAAAGCAAGTTCTGATATTGCTGTCGAAGCAGTTAATGAATTATTACAAAAAAGAGGAATATCTGCAAAAGAGATTGAATTGGTCATATTTGCCACTGTTACTGGGGACTTGATTTTCCCCGCTTCTGCAAATATTTTATGTGATAAAATTGGTGCTTCAAACGCTTGGGGATTTGATTTGGGTGCTGCGTGTTCAGGTTTTCTTTATGCACTCCAAACCGGTGCGCAGTTTATTCAAAGTGGTGTACATAAAAAAGTTGTGGTGGTAGGAGTAGATAAAATGTCTGCCATCATTGACTATCAAGACAGAAATACCTGTATTATTTTTGGCGATGGAGGTGGTGCTGTTTTATTAGAACCTAACACAGAAGGTTTTGGAGTGCAAGATGCAATATTAAAATCTGATGGTTCCGGTAGAGAGTATCTCTTTCAGAAATCAGGTGGCTCACTTCGCCCGCCAACAATTGAGACCGTTACAAATCGAGAACACTTTGTTTATCAAGAAGGAAAAACTGTTTTCAAATTTGCTGTAACTAATATGGCAGACGTTTCAAAAAAGATTATGGAGCAAAATAATCTTACTTCAAACGATGTAAATTGGCTATTGGCGCATCAAGCTAACAAAAGAATTATTGACTACACTGCCGAAACAATGGGATTGCCATCAGAGAAGGTATTAATGAATATTCAGCGTTACGGAAACACAACCAGTGGTACTATTCCACTGCTTTTTAAAGATTATGAACATAAATTTAAGAAAGGAGACAACCTGATTTTAGCCACTTTTGGAGGTGGTTTTACTTGGGGTTCTATTTATCTTAAATGGGCTTACGACCCTAAATAA
- the accB gene encoding acetyl-CoA carboxylase biotin carboxyl carrier protein: protein MDLKDIQSLIKFVAVQSVDEVEIEKKDFKITIKKNAPVQITSAQPQIIQTTVPAAQLPAAPAATQPKPVTEAAAPSTSPTASNLITIKSPMIGTFYRSSKPENPSFVNVGDEIKPGKVLCIIEAMKLFNEIESEVSGKIVKILVENNTPVEYDQPLFLVEP from the coding sequence ATGGACTTAAAAGACATTCAGAGTTTAATCAAGTTTGTTGCTGTTCAATCAGTTGATGAAGTTGAAATTGAAAAGAAAGATTTTAAAATTACGATTAAGAAAAACGCACCTGTGCAAATTACTTCTGCACAACCGCAGATAATACAAACTACTGTACCGGCTGCACAACTTCCTGCTGCACCTGCTGCTACACAACCCAAACCCGTTACTGAGGCTGCTGCACCTTCAACTTCACCAACTGCATCAAACCTTATTACCATTAAGTCTCCTATGATTGGAACATTTTATCGTTCTTCCAAACCGGAAAACCCTTCTTTTGTTAATGTAGGTGATGAAATAAAGCCAGGCAAAGTACTTTGTATTATTGAAGCGATGAAACTTTTCAACGAAATTGAATCAGAGGTGAGCGGTAAAATCGTTAAGATTTTAGTTGAAAACAACACTCCTGTTGAATACGATCAACCTCTGTTCCTTGTTGAGCCTTAA
- the accC gene encoding acetyl-CoA carboxylase biotin carboxylase subunit — MFKKILIANRGEIALRIIRTCKEMGIPTVAVYSTADKDSLHIRFADEAVCIGPAPSVASYLNMANIIAAAEITGADAIHPGYGFLSENAKFSAICRDNGIKFIGATPEQIMAMGDKSNAKATMKKAGVPTIPGSDGLIEDVEEAKKLAAKIGYPVIIKATAGGGGRGMREIWKEEDFERHWEAAKSEAGSAFGNDGIYLEKFIEEPHHIEVQIAGDQYGKVCHLSERDCSIQRRHQKLIEETPSPFIDEDLRKKMGEAAKAAAQIINYEGVGTIEFLVDKHKNFYFMEMNTRIQVEHAITEEVIDRDLIKEQIKIAAGDPITGKDYYPTKHSMECRINAEDPYNNFRPNPGKIETLHKPGGHGVRVDTHIYAGYTIPPNYDSMIAKLIVTAQSRQEVILKMERALSEFVIEGVQTTIPLHMQILKDKNFINGNFTTAFMNDFQIK, encoded by the coding sequence GTGTTTAAGAAAATATTAATTGCTAACCGTGGCGAAATCGCACTACGAATAATCAGGACCTGCAAAGAGATGGGAATACCCACTGTTGCTGTGTATTCTACTGCTGACAAAGATAGTTTACATATTAGATTTGCTGATGAAGCTGTGTGTATTGGACCTGCTCCAAGTGTCGCCTCCTATTTAAACATGGCAAATATTATTGCTGCTGCAGAAATTACCGGAGCTGATGCCATCCATCCTGGATACGGTTTCTTGAGTGAAAACGCCAAGTTCAGTGCTATTTGCAGAGATAATGGTATAAAATTTATCGGAGCGACTCCTGAACAAATCATGGCAATGGGTGATAAATCTAATGCTAAAGCTACGATGAAAAAAGCCGGAGTTCCTACCATTCCTGGTTCAGATGGTTTAATTGAAGATGTTGAGGAAGCTAAAAAGTTGGCAGCTAAAATTGGCTATCCGGTTATCATAAAAGCAACTGCCGGTGGTGGTGGTAGAGGAATGAGAGAAATATGGAAGGAAGAAGATTTCGAAAGACATTGGGAAGCCGCAAAATCTGAAGCTGGTTCTGCATTTGGTAATGATGGAATTTATCTCGAAAAATTTATTGAAGAGCCACACCATATTGAAGTCCAAATTGCAGGTGACCAATATGGCAAAGTATGTCACTTATCAGAGCGTGATTGTTCAATCCAAAGAAGACATCAGAAATTGATTGAAGAGACTCCTTCGCCTTTTATTGACGAGGATTTGCGTAAAAAAATGGGAGAAGCTGCCAAAGCAGCTGCTCAAATAATTAACTATGAAGGAGTTGGAACCATTGAATTCTTGGTAGATAAACATAAAAACTTCTATTTTATGGAAATGAATACTCGTATTCAAGTTGAACATGCCATTACAGAAGAAGTGATTGACAGGGATTTAATTAAAGAACAAATAAAAATTGCTGCCGGTGATCCTATTACAGGGAAGGATTATTATCCAACTAAACACAGTATGGAATGTCGTATTAATGCTGAAGACCCTTATAACAACTTTAGACCTAATCCCGGTAAAATTGAAACCTTACACAAACCGGGTGGACATGGCGTGAGAGTTGATACCCATATATATGCAGGTTATACAATTCCACCAAATTATGACTCTATGATTGCTAAACTTATTGTTACTGCGCAATCTCGTCAAGAGGTAATTCTGAAAATGGAACGCGCATTGAGTGAATTTGTTATTGAAGGTGTACAAACAACCATCCCTCTTCACATGCAGATTCTGAAAGATAAAAATTTTATAAACGGTAATTTTACTACCGCTTTTATGAATGACTTTCAGATAAAGTAA
- the tilS gene encoding tRNA lysidine(34) synthetase TilS: MLDQFKQELSKLNIHPSNSLGVAISGGIDSIVLLHLLLKSGFQKILLLHVNYGLRNEESNEDEKFVANLAKDNNINIEILNAKNQITSKTGIQEKAREIRYQWFNIFIKNGKIDFILTAHQQDDFAETVLLNLFRKTGIKGLTGIHQQTILLRPLLSFSRNEIEHYALKHNLKWRTDSSNLKSDYARNFIRNEIIPNAQLKFPNIIQNVSETAQQLGQEHELLKELIEKQSNDLIIKKNQHISIFSLTKIRLYSQAALLLHYLLSDYGFNYVQTEEMLLSSIQSESGKKWESKLYNACTSHDNLWVLNKSLPVSGLSKKWHIGDSIEEDFVVFSVSTKNQINEENTLFLDSSYHGKEIEMRFWKLGDKILISQQKQSKKLSDLFTENKIPILLRELIPVFLIDNQIVWVAGVRVSSLLNNQQVPHTNLFISVKALLL; the protein is encoded by the coding sequence ATGCTTGACCAATTTAAGCAAGAACTTTCAAAACTGAATATACACCCATCAAATTCATTGGGTGTTGCCATTAGTGGAGGTATTGACTCTATTGTATTACTACATTTATTATTAAAATCAGGATTCCAAAAAATTTTACTGCTGCATGTAAATTATGGACTTAGAAATGAAGAGAGCAATGAAGATGAAAAATTTGTGGCGAACTTAGCCAAGGATAACAATATTAACATTGAAATTCTTAATGCTAAAAATCAAATCACAAGTAAGACCGGAATTCAAGAAAAGGCACGCGAAATAAGATATCAATGGTTTAACATATTCATTAAAAATGGCAAAATTGACTTCATCTTGACGGCTCATCAACAAGATGACTTTGCAGAAACTGTTCTTCTTAATCTTTTCAGAAAAACAGGTATCAAAGGATTAACAGGGATTCATCAACAAACAATCCTATTGCGTCCTCTCCTCTCCTTCTCAAGAAATGAAATCGAACATTATGCATTGAAACACAATCTAAAATGGCGCACGGACAGTAGCAACCTTAAATCTGATTATGCACGAAACTTTATACGTAATGAAATCATTCCTAATGCACAACTGAAGTTCCCCAATATTATTCAAAACGTTTCTGAAACAGCACAACAGTTAGGACAAGAACATGAACTACTTAAAGAACTGATTGAAAAACAGTCGAATGATTTGATAATTAAGAAGAATCAACATATCTCAATCTTTTCCTTAACTAAAATAAGACTCTATTCGCAAGCTGCACTTCTCCTGCACTATTTATTATCAGATTATGGGTTCAATTATGTTCAAACGGAAGAAATGCTTCTGAGTAGCATTCAATCTGAATCTGGCAAAAAATGGGAAAGTAAATTATATAATGCTTGTACAAGCCACGATAACTTGTGGGTTCTTAATAAATCACTACCTGTATCAGGATTAAGCAAGAAATGGCACATTGGTGATTCTATAGAAGAAGATTTTGTTGTTTTTAGTGTTAGTACAAAGAATCAAATTAACGAAGAAAATACTTTGTTTTTAGATTCATCGTATCATGGGAAAGAAATTGAAATGCGCTTTTGGAAATTAGGTGATAAGATTCTTATATCACAACAGAAACAATCAAAAAAACTCAGTGATTTATTCACTGAAAATAAAATTCCAATTTTGCTTAGAGAGCTGATTCCAGTATTTCTGATAGATAACCAAATTGTTTGGGTTGCAGGAGTACGCGTTTCCTCATTGCTGAATAACCAACAAGTTCCACACACTAACTTATTCATTAGTGTGAAAGCATTATTATTGTAG
- a CDS encoding PKD domain-containing protein, whose product MRKILLLNLFLGLSAYIYAGCPLVNVSLKDRINENEIVVEASVLAKFSYKNQSGDFIYTAHKLQVHSYFKGSLNLEYITLLTEGGVVGTEALGVNPNLETQVGESGLFFLTKNISWDAPDGEILTFYSKTGPLGFVLFDRVNNKAFDALNQWGNIRTEFIPLIKSLTAQEIKISQPFEPTFRGRRVTPTITNFTPSTIAAGSGQVLTITGTGFGATRGAGFVYFPDANSGGSGYITPNQADYVSWTDTEIKVKVLTRAGTGKFKVFNSTGDNVTSATNLTIPWAHLNISYYDPGNGIPDTTAFGTQHIDENGNGGITWIWDSAFAVNAPAVSSFIRAIESWRCNTLINWDTAGTLNNDTMKNDNKNMVFFDKGWMGSSTLGVCYSWYSGCYIMGGMNWYVAGLDIVFKKTVNWEYGPNAPAGGKTDFESVALHELGHGHQLGHVINTNNVMHYAIGPNTSRRVLQTNDTACGNFVMQKSTSAVCSRPVMKLISQGSCIFVPLAADFTIDKSNVCTQDTVVFTDLSQGNIISWNWNFGLGATPATATGEGPHKVIYTIGGNKKVNLTINSGSSSDFKEYNSMISVKSTAQPIANFNSNFVAGCEIAFSVPNPLGTTTYTWDFDGQGTATGDNTSFSFTNNGPVDVKLLASNSCNVDSITKEINFICTDFIPNLASACISDTVTFTNNSGAATTLSWNFGDNAVPATALGTGPHQVVYSTGGTKNISLTTSDNNSNQTVSKSIAIKNANHAISSFTYEHQGNFAIQFTNNSTGMSNIYAWNFGDGNTSTETNPLHTYSANPNGLKVTLNAQNVCDTSEYEVTLPQFSSVSSLLNPSQWIIFPNPSKDKLNIKSENNTLIEKIIITDMLGKQIFIEALQIPITSHVIDVSAFGFGIYTICIYSKNGVFNQQFTKQ is encoded by the coding sequence ATGAGAAAAATATTATTACTAAACCTTTTTTTGGGTCTATCAGCATATATCTATGCCGGTTGCCCATTAGTAAATGTGAGTTTAAAAGACCGTATCAATGAAAATGAGATTGTTGTTGAAGCAAGCGTGCTTGCTAAGTTCTCATACAAGAATCAATCAGGCGATTTCATCTATACTGCCCATAAATTACAAGTACACAGTTATTTCAAAGGGAGTTTAAATCTTGAATACATTACTCTATTAACCGAAGGCGGTGTTGTTGGGACTGAGGCATTAGGAGTAAATCCAAACTTAGAAACTCAGGTTGGCGAAAGCGGTCTGTTTTTTTTAACAAAAAACATTAGTTGGGATGCACCTGATGGCGAAATATTAACATTCTATTCCAAAACAGGTCCATTGGGCTTTGTTTTGTTTGATAGAGTAAATAATAAAGCCTTTGATGCATTGAACCAATGGGGTAATATTCGCACCGAATTTATTCCCTTAATTAAAAGCTTAACTGCTCAAGAAATTAAGATTTCACAACCATTTGAACCTACTTTTAGAGGCAGACGAGTAACGCCCACTATCACAAATTTCACTCCTTCAACAATTGCAGCAGGTTCCGGTCAAGTGTTAACAATCACAGGCACCGGATTTGGAGCTACAAGAGGTGCTGGATTTGTATATTTCCCCGATGCAAATTCCGGAGGAAGCGGTTATATTACTCCTAATCAGGCAGATTATGTTTCTTGGACAGATACAGAAATTAAAGTGAAGGTATTAACAAGAGCAGGTACAGGAAAATTCAAGGTGTTTAACAGCACAGGAGACAATGTTACATCTGCAACCAATCTCACAATTCCATGGGCGCATCTCAATATTTCATATTATGACCCAGGTAATGGGATTCCTGATACAACCGCATTTGGGACCCAACATATTGACGAAAATGGAAATGGCGGGATAACTTGGATATGGGATAGTGCTTTTGCAGTTAATGCACCTGCGGTGAGTTCATTTATAAGAGCCATCGAATCTTGGCGTTGTAACACCCTCATCAATTGGGATACTGCCGGCACTCTCAATAACGATACAATGAAAAATGACAATAAGAACATGGTATTCTTTGACAAAGGCTGGATGGGATCTTCTACTTTAGGGGTATGCTACTCTTGGTATAGCGGTTGTTACATCATGGGTGGAATGAATTGGTATGTGGCAGGGTTAGATATTGTATTCAAAAAGACTGTAAATTGGGAATATGGACCCAATGCTCCTGCCGGAGGCAAGACTGATTTTGAGTCAGTTGCATTACATGAACTTGGGCATGGACATCAATTAGGACACGTAATTAATACAAACAATGTCATGCACTATGCAATAGGACCAAACACCAGTAGAAGAGTATTACAAACCAACGATACTGCATGTGGTAATTTTGTTATGCAAAAAAGTACATCTGCTGTTTGTTCAAGACCTGTAATGAAACTTATTTCTCAGGGTTCATGTATATTTGTTCCTCTTGCTGCAGATTTTACTATTGACAAATCGAATGTTTGTACACAAGACACGGTTGTATTCACTGACTTATCACAAGGAAATATTATTTCTTGGAATTGGAACTTTGGTTTAGGAGCCACTCCTGCTACTGCTACCGGTGAAGGTCCTCACAAAGTAATTTATACAATCGGTGGCAATAAAAAAGTGAATTTGACAATTAACTCCGGAAGTTCTTCTGATTTTAAAGAATACAATTCTATGATTTCTGTCAAATCAACGGCTCAACCAATTGCAAATTTTAACTCTAATTTTGTTGCTGGATGTGAAATTGCATTCTCTGTCCCCAATCCTCTTGGCACAACAACTTATACATGGGATTTTGATGGACAAGGAACAGCAACCGGAGACAATACTTCTTTCAGCTTTACCAATAATGGACCTGTGGATGTAAAACTTTTAGCGAGCAATTCTTGCAATGTAGATTCAATAACAAAAGAAATCAATTTTATATGTACCGACTTTATTCCAAATCTTGCATCTGCTTGTATTTCTGACACTGTTACATTCACCAACAACTCAGGAGCTGCTACTACCCTTTCTTGGAATTTTGGCGATAATGCAGTACCTGCTACAGCTTTGGGAACTGGACCTCATCAGGTAGTTTATTCTACAGGAGGTACTAAAAACATTAGCCTGACAACCAGCGACAATAATTCAAATCAGACCGTTTCAAAGTCAATTGCAATTAAGAATGCAAATCATGCTATTTCAAGCTTTACTTATGAGCATCAAGGTAACTTCGCTATTCAATTTACTAATAATTCTACTGGTATGAGCAATATATATGCATGGAATTTCGGTGATGGTAACACAAGTACAGAAACAAACCCGTTGCATACTTATTCTGCAAACCCAAATGGATTGAAAGTAACACTAAATGCACAGAACGTGTGCGACACTAGTGAATATGAAGTTACTTTACCACAATTTTCCTCAGTGTCATCGCTTTTAAATCCTTCTCAATGGATTATTTTCCCAAATCCTTCAAAAGACAAATTGAATATCAAATCAGAGAATAATACTTTGATTGAAAAAATTATTATTACTGACATGTTAGGTAAGCAAATATTTATTGAAGCACTTCAAATTCCAATCACTTCACATGTAATTGATGTCTCTGCGTTTGGTTTCGGAATATACACTATATGCATATACAGCAAGAACGGTGTGTTTAACCAACAATTTACTAAGCAATAG
- the coaE gene encoding dephospho-CoA kinase (Dephospho-CoA kinase (CoaE) performs the final step in coenzyme A biosynthesis.): MLKVGITGGIGSGKTTVSAVFVSLGVPYYNADERAKWLTENHPDIIKEISIEFGNQAYAFGSYNRKYIASIVFNDKQKLIKLNQIIHPRVTEDYATFCNTHQNTPYTLKEAAILFESGSYLLLDKTILVVADKELRIKRVCQRDHITEEEVLKRMEKQMPEEQKMKLADYIIKNNLREMIIPQVIALHKKLLSIA, translated from the coding sequence ATGCTGAAAGTTGGCATAACCGGAGGTATAGGCAGCGGAAAAACAACAGTTTCCGCTGTTTTTGTTTCTCTTGGTGTGCCTTATTACAACGCAGATGAAAGAGCCAAATGGTTAACAGAAAACCATCCTGATATTATCAAAGAAATTTCAATAGAATTTGGAAATCAAGCCTATGCATTTGGGTCTTATAACCGAAAATATATTGCATCTATTGTTTTTAATGACAAGCAAAAACTAATCAAACTCAACCAAATCATTCATCCAAGGGTTACAGAAGACTATGCTACATTCTGCAATACTCATCAAAATACACCTTATACCCTCAAGGAAGCAGCCATTCTATTTGAATCCGGTTCATATTTACTATTAGATAAAACAATTCTGGTTGTTGCCGACAAAGAATTAAGAATCAAAAGAGTGTGCCAGCGTGATCATATCACAGAAGAAGAAGTATTGAAAAGAATGGAAAAACAAATGCCGGAAGAACAAAAGATGAAACTTGCAGACTACATTATAAAAAATAACCTGCGAGAAATGATTATCCCGCAGGTTATTGCATTGCATAAAAAACTACTTTCTATTGCTTAG
- the yajC gene encoding preprotein translocase subunit YajC produces MYIASILLDTPPPQGGIGSFLPLILIIVVFYFFMILPQTRKNKKTRKFLEELKKGDKVVTTGGIHGKVNTLYDSKVLIDCEGATSFVIEKSGISAELSIAAQNGTSK; encoded by the coding sequence ATGTACATCGCAAGTATTCTATTAGACACACCGCCACCTCAAGGAGGGATTGGTTCATTTTTGCCCCTTATTCTTATCATTGTTGTATTTTATTTCTTTATGATTCTTCCTCAAACACGTAAGAACAAGAAAACAAGAAAGTTTCTTGAAGAATTAAAGAAAGGCGACAAAGTGGTTACAACAGGAGGGATTCACGGCAAAGTGAATACTTTATACGATTCTAAGGTACTTATTGATTGCGAAGGTGCAACCAGTTTTGTAATTGAAAAGTCAGGAATTTCTGCCGAGTTAAGCATAGCAGCTCAAAACGGCACTTCAAAATAA
- a CDS encoding DUF1573 domain-containing protein produces MKKYFLVSCVAAITLFGCGNADKTGITPDVIKDNATADNPEGNKDEMPEIKFNVYDHDFGTITEGEIVETTFTFKNVGKSNLLISDAKGDCGCTVPVYPKEPIKPGQENKMKVSFNSSGKLGENTKRVTVTTNSKDANAYLTIKATVIPKKSK; encoded by the coding sequence ATGAAAAAATATTTTTTAGTATCGTGCGTAGCAGCCATCACTTTATTTGGTTGTGGCAACGCTGACAAGACAGGGATTACACCGGATGTGATAAAAGACAATGCAACAGCTGACAACCCTGAAGGAAACAAAGACGAAATGCCTGAGATAAAATTCAACGTTTATGACCATGATTTTGGAACAATCACAGAAGGTGAAATAGTAGAAACCACTTTTACATTTAAGAACGTGGGCAAATCCAACCTGTTGATTTCTGATGCAAAAGGAGACTGTGGATGTACTGTTCCTGTTTATCCTAAAGAACCAATTAAACCGGGTCAAGAAAATAAAATGAAAGTGTCATTTAACAGTTCCGGAAAGTTGGGTGAAAATACAAAAAGAGTTACTGTAACAACCAATTCAAAAGACGCAAACGCTTACTTGACCATTAAAGCAACTGTAATACCAAAAAAATCAAAATAA